One region of Eulemur rufifrons isolate Redbay chromosome 1, OSU_ERuf_1, whole genome shotgun sequence genomic DNA includes:
- the BCS1L gene encoding mitochondrial chaperone BCS1 isoform X1, producing MPLSDFILALKDNPYFGAGFGLVGVGTALALARKGAQLGLVAFRRHYMITLEVPARDRSYAWLLSWLTRHSTRTQHLSVETSYLQHESGRISTKFEFVPSPGNHFIWYQGKWIRVERSREMQMIDLQTGTPWESVTFTALGTDRKVFFNILEEARELALQQEEGKTVMYTAVGSEWRPFGYPRRRRPLNSVVLQQGLADRIVRDIREFIDNPKWYTDRGIPYRRGYLLYGPPGCGKSSFITALAGELEHSICLLSLTDSSLSDDRLNHLLSAAPQQSLVLLEDVDAAFLSRDLAVENPVKYQGLGRLTFSGLLNALDGVASTEARIVFMTTNHVDRLDPALIRPGRVDLKEYVGYCSHWQLTQMFQRFYPGQAPSSAEDFAERVLKAATQISPAQVQGYFMLYKNDPAAAIHNAELLRK from the exons ATGCCACTTTCAGACTTTATTCTGGCCCTGAAGGACAATCCCTACTTTGGAGCTGGATTTGGGCTTGTGGGTGTGGGCACAGCCCTGGCCTTGGCCCGGAAGGGTGCCCAACTGGGCCTGGTGGCATTCCGGCGCCATTACATGATCACACTGGAAGTCCCTGCTCGAGACAGGAGCTATGCCTGGTTGCTTAGCTGGCTTACCCGTCACAGTACCCGTACTCAGCACCTCAGTGTCGAGACTTCGTACCTTCAGCATGAGAGTGGCCGCATTTCCACCAAGTTTGAATTtgtccccagccctggaaacCACTTTATCTG GTATCAGGGGAAATGGATCCGGGTAGAACGAAGTCGAGAAATGCAAATGATAGACTTGCAGACAGGGACTCCTTGGGAATCTGTCACCTTCACAGCCCTGGGCACTGACCGAAAGGTTTTCTTCAACATCCTGGAGGAAG CTCGAGAGCTAGCCTTGcagcaggaggaagggaaaaccGTGATGTACACAGCTGTGGGCTCTGAATGGCGCCCCTTTGGCTATCCCCGCCGGCGGCGGCCACTGAATTCTGTGGTTCTACAACAGGGTCTGGCCGACCGAATTGTCAGAGATATCCGGGAATTCATCGATAACCCCAAGTGGTACACTGATAGAG GGATTCCCTACAGACGTGGCTACCTGCTTTATGGGCCCCCTGGTTGCGGAAAGAGCAGTTTTAT CACAGCCCTGGCTGGGGAACTGGAGCACAGCATCTGCCTGCTGAGTCTCACAGACTCCAGCCTCTCCGATGACCGGCTCAACCACCTGCTGAGCGCAGCCCCGCAGCAGAGCCTGGTGCTCCTAGAGGACGTGGATGCTGCTTTTCTCAGTCGAGATTTGGCTGTAGAAA ACCCAGTAAAGTACCAAGGTCTAGGCCGTCTAACCTTCAGTGGACTGCTCAATGCATTGGATGGTGTGGCTTCTACTGAGGCACGCATTGTGTTCATGACCACCAACCATGTTGACAG ACTGGACCCTGCCCTGATACGCCCAGGGCGGGTAGACCTGAAGGAGTACGTGGGCTACTGCTCACACTGGCAGCTGACCCAGATGTTCCAGAGGTTCTATCCAGGGCAAGCACCTTCCTCGGCTGAGGACTTTGCAGAACGTGTCCTGAAAGCTGCAACCCAGATCAGTCCTGCCCAGGTGCAGGGTTACTTCATGCTGTATAAAAACGACCCGGCAGCGGCGATTCACAATGCCGAGTTGCTGAGGAAGTGA
- the BCS1L gene encoding mitochondrial chaperone BCS1 isoform X2 has protein sequence MPLSDFILALKDNPYFGAGFGLVGVGTALALARKGAQLGLVAFRRHYMITLEVPARDRSYAWLLSWLTRHSTRTQHLSVETSYLQHESGRISTKFEFVPSPGNHFIWYQGKWIRVERSREMQMIDLQTGTPWESVTFTALGTDRKVFFNILEEGIPYRRGYLLYGPPGCGKSSFITALAGELEHSICLLSLTDSSLSDDRLNHLLSAAPQQSLVLLEDVDAAFLSRDLAVENPVKYQGLGRLTFSGLLNALDGVASTEARIVFMTTNHVDRLDPALIRPGRVDLKEYVGYCSHWQLTQMFQRFYPGQAPSSAEDFAERVLKAATQISPAQVQGYFMLYKNDPAAAIHNAELLRK, from the exons ATGCCACTTTCAGACTTTATTCTGGCCCTGAAGGACAATCCCTACTTTGGAGCTGGATTTGGGCTTGTGGGTGTGGGCACAGCCCTGGCCTTGGCCCGGAAGGGTGCCCAACTGGGCCTGGTGGCATTCCGGCGCCATTACATGATCACACTGGAAGTCCCTGCTCGAGACAGGAGCTATGCCTGGTTGCTTAGCTGGCTTACCCGTCACAGTACCCGTACTCAGCACCTCAGTGTCGAGACTTCGTACCTTCAGCATGAGAGTGGCCGCATTTCCACCAAGTTTGAATTtgtccccagccctggaaacCACTTTATCTG GTATCAGGGGAAATGGATCCGGGTAGAACGAAGTCGAGAAATGCAAATGATAGACTTGCAGACAGGGACTCCTTGGGAATCTGTCACCTTCACAGCCCTGGGCACTGACCGAAAGGTTTTCTTCAACATCCTGGAGGAAG GGATTCCCTACAGACGTGGCTACCTGCTTTATGGGCCCCCTGGTTGCGGAAAGAGCAGTTTTAT CACAGCCCTGGCTGGGGAACTGGAGCACAGCATCTGCCTGCTGAGTCTCACAGACTCCAGCCTCTCCGATGACCGGCTCAACCACCTGCTGAGCGCAGCCCCGCAGCAGAGCCTGGTGCTCCTAGAGGACGTGGATGCTGCTTTTCTCAGTCGAGATTTGGCTGTAGAAA ACCCAGTAAAGTACCAAGGTCTAGGCCGTCTAACCTTCAGTGGACTGCTCAATGCATTGGATGGTGTGGCTTCTACTGAGGCACGCATTGTGTTCATGACCACCAACCATGTTGACAG ACTGGACCCTGCCCTGATACGCCCAGGGCGGGTAGACCTGAAGGAGTACGTGGGCTACTGCTCACACTGGCAGCTGACCCAGATGTTCCAGAGGTTCTATCCAGGGCAAGCACCTTCCTCGGCTGAGGACTTTGCAGAACGTGTCCTGAAAGCTGCAACCCAGATCAGTCCTGCCCAGGTGCAGGGTTACTTCATGCTGTATAAAAACGACCCGGCAGCGGCGATTCACAATGCCGAGTTGCTGAGGAAGTGA
- the BCS1L gene encoding mitochondrial chaperone BCS1 isoform X3 has translation MQMIDLQTGTPWESVTFTALGTDRKVFFNILEEARELALQQEEGKTVMYTAVGSEWRPFGYPRRRRPLNSVVLQQGLADRIVRDIREFIDNPKWYTDRGIPYRRGYLLYGPPGCGKSSFITALAGELEHSICLLSLTDSSLSDDRLNHLLSAAPQQSLVLLEDVDAAFLSRDLAVENPVKYQGLGRLTFSGLLNALDGVASTEARIVFMTTNHVDRLDPALIRPGRVDLKEYVGYCSHWQLTQMFQRFYPGQAPSSAEDFAERVLKAATQISPAQVQGYFMLYKNDPAAAIHNAELLRK, from the exons ATGCAAATGATAGACTTGCAGACAGGGACTCCTTGGGAATCTGTCACCTTCACAGCCCTGGGCACTGACCGAAAGGTTTTCTTCAACATCCTGGAGGAAG CTCGAGAGCTAGCCTTGcagcaggaggaagggaaaaccGTGATGTACACAGCTGTGGGCTCTGAATGGCGCCCCTTTGGCTATCCCCGCCGGCGGCGGCCACTGAATTCTGTGGTTCTACAACAGGGTCTGGCCGACCGAATTGTCAGAGATATCCGGGAATTCATCGATAACCCCAAGTGGTACACTGATAGAG GGATTCCCTACAGACGTGGCTACCTGCTTTATGGGCCCCCTGGTTGCGGAAAGAGCAGTTTTAT CACAGCCCTGGCTGGGGAACTGGAGCACAGCATCTGCCTGCTGAGTCTCACAGACTCCAGCCTCTCCGATGACCGGCTCAACCACCTGCTGAGCGCAGCCCCGCAGCAGAGCCTGGTGCTCCTAGAGGACGTGGATGCTGCTTTTCTCAGTCGAGATTTGGCTGTAGAAA ACCCAGTAAAGTACCAAGGTCTAGGCCGTCTAACCTTCAGTGGACTGCTCAATGCATTGGATGGTGTGGCTTCTACTGAGGCACGCATTGTGTTCATGACCACCAACCATGTTGACAG ACTGGACCCTGCCCTGATACGCCCAGGGCGGGTAGACCTGAAGGAGTACGTGGGCTACTGCTCACACTGGCAGCTGACCCAGATGTTCCAGAGGTTCTATCCAGGGCAAGCACCTTCCTCGGCTGAGGACTTTGCAGAACGTGTCCTGAAAGCTGCAACCCAGATCAGTCCTGCCCAGGTGCAGGGTTACTTCATGCTGTATAAAAACGACCCGGCAGCGGCGATTCACAATGCCGAGTTGCTGAGGAAGTGA
- the BCS1L gene encoding mitochondrial chaperone BCS1 isoform X4 encodes MYTAVGSEWRPFGYPRRRRPLNSVVLQQGLADRIVRDIREFIDNPKWYTDRGIPYRRGYLLYGPPGCGKSSFITALAGELEHSICLLSLTDSSLSDDRLNHLLSAAPQQSLVLLEDVDAAFLSRDLAVENPVKYQGLGRLTFSGLLNALDGVASTEARIVFMTTNHVDRLDPALIRPGRVDLKEYVGYCSHWQLTQMFQRFYPGQAPSSAEDFAERVLKAATQISPAQVQGYFMLYKNDPAAAIHNAELLRK; translated from the exons ATGTACACAGCTGTGGGCTCTGAATGGCGCCCCTTTGGCTATCCCCGCCGGCGGCGGCCACTGAATTCTGTGGTTCTACAACAGGGTCTGGCCGACCGAATTGTCAGAGATATCCGGGAATTCATCGATAACCCCAAGTGGTACACTGATAGAG GGATTCCCTACAGACGTGGCTACCTGCTTTATGGGCCCCCTGGTTGCGGAAAGAGCAGTTTTAT CACAGCCCTGGCTGGGGAACTGGAGCACAGCATCTGCCTGCTGAGTCTCACAGACTCCAGCCTCTCCGATGACCGGCTCAACCACCTGCTGAGCGCAGCCCCGCAGCAGAGCCTGGTGCTCCTAGAGGACGTGGATGCTGCTTTTCTCAGTCGAGATTTGGCTGTAGAAA ACCCAGTAAAGTACCAAGGTCTAGGCCGTCTAACCTTCAGTGGACTGCTCAATGCATTGGATGGTGTGGCTTCTACTGAGGCACGCATTGTGTTCATGACCACCAACCATGTTGACAG ACTGGACCCTGCCCTGATACGCCCAGGGCGGGTAGACCTGAAGGAGTACGTGGGCTACTGCTCACACTGGCAGCTGACCCAGATGTTCCAGAGGTTCTATCCAGGGCAAGCACCTTCCTCGGCTGAGGACTTTGCAGAACGTGTCCTGAAAGCTGCAACCCAGATCAGTCCTGCCCAGGTGCAGGGTTACTTCATGCTGTATAAAAACGACCCGGCAGCGGCGATTCACAATGCCGAGTTGCTGAGGAAGTGA